One stretch of Lacimicrobium alkaliphilum DNA includes these proteins:
- a CDS encoding GGDEF domain-containing protein, with product MLTIYKKGCKKLNTEVFMEHRKLYNLALVLLLIVTFVAIVLQFFVLEKTLLLHPGNTDNPSVISDQSMGGGSVATLTEKDGNWLMECNVIITDYNWPFCEISISFFDQQQNQAGQGIDLSSFSTVYLKARYLNKGHDSLRFQLRNFSPDYGSVGNQNTWKYVGIEYWPENATGANEIPMESLQVATWWIVEQRLPIKYAVPEFDNVMMLELATGNNIQPGQYFIEVEYIKFTGKYFTNNQVLFFLIFLWVSSAICFLFFSLKWSRKRLNETEKKAEDLRQLNQLLNVKTKELKDKAERDPLTGALNRAGIQKIFTKELEVLSLIFIDIDHFKPINDNYGHATGDDILKEFSKTISKNCRFTDFLARWGGEEFLLVCPNTSLSDAYDLAKALRKIVSKKIWVNNIRLTASFGVAQRGNETPRAFIERADKALYDAKVRGRDQVVLSEFKGS from the coding sequence ATGTTAACCATTTACAAAAAGGGATGTAAAAAACTTAATACTGAGGTGTTCATGGAGCACAGAAAACTCTACAACCTGGCATTGGTACTGCTGTTAATAGTAACGTTTGTTGCCATCGTTCTGCAGTTTTTTGTGCTGGAAAAAACGCTGCTACTCCATCCCGGCAACACTGACAATCCTTCAGTAATATCTGATCAAAGTATGGGCGGTGGCTCTGTTGCAACACTGACGGAAAAAGATGGCAATTGGCTTATGGAGTGCAATGTCATTATCACTGATTACAACTGGCCGTTTTGCGAAATCTCGATAAGCTTCTTTGACCAACAACAAAACCAGGCCGGTCAGGGAATAGATCTGTCATCTTTTTCAACTGTTTATCTAAAGGCGCGATATCTTAACAAAGGCCATGACAGCCTCCGCTTTCAGCTTCGGAATTTCAGCCCTGATTACGGCAGTGTCGGTAATCAGAATACATGGAAATATGTCGGTATTGAATACTGGCCAGAAAACGCAACAGGCGCGAATGAAATCCCGATGGAAAGCCTGCAGGTGGCAACCTGGTGGATTGTCGAACAAAGGCTGCCGATAAAATACGCCGTGCCCGAGTTTGATAATGTCATGATGCTGGAACTGGCGACAGGCAATAATATTCAGCCTGGACAGTATTTTATTGAGGTGGAATACATAAAATTTACCGGCAAGTATTTTACCAACAATCAGGTGTTATTTTTCCTTATTTTTCTTTGGGTGAGTTCAGCGATTTGCTTTTTGTTTTTCAGCCTGAAATGGTCACGTAAACGCCTTAATGAAACAGAAAAAAAGGCGGAGGATCTGAGGCAGCTCAATCAGCTACTGAATGTAAAGACAAAAGAGCTAAAAGACAAAGCTGAAAGAGATCCTTTAACGGGCGCTCTTAACAGAGCGGGAATACAGAAAATATTCACCAAGGAGCTTGAGGTACTGTCTCTTATTTTCATCGATATCGATCACTTCAAACCCATAAATGATAATTATGGCCACGCAACTGGTGATGATATTCTTAAGGAGTTTTCTAAAACGATTAGTAAAAATTGTCGGTTCACTGACTTTTTAGCTCGCTGGGGCGGAGAAGAGTTTTTATTGGTATGCCCTAATACCTCATTGTCTGATGCTTATGACCTGGCAAAGGCCTTGCGCAAAATCGTCAGCAAAAAAATCTGGGTGAACAATATCAGATTAACGGCAAGCTTTGGTGTCGCTCAACGGGGAAATGAAACCCCCCGGGCGTTTATAGAACGGGCTGATAAAGCCTTGTACGATGCCAAGGTACGGGGGCGGGACCAGGTGGTACTCTCAGAGTTTAAAGGTTCTTAA
- a CDS encoding substrate-binding periplasmic protein produces MLLTKWLPIVLCFSVGVSAAESYHFASINLLAEQEVGRIVIPQLYQKIGITVSITPLPGKRAEYAAVNRHLDGEIMRIYSYGEENPTMVRVPTPYYYLETMPYVLKNRNLQIHNRDALYRFSIAKVRGVKHTNNITAGMTDVHDFDSTAEIMRMVAKGFVDVALTNTLDGMLVLRALEMDMVVPSGKPLERLALFHYIHQDHKELVPRIDSVITNSIASGELAEMITAAEKQVIAKGAERHTH; encoded by the coding sequence ATGCTGTTAACTAAGTGGCTACCAATTGTACTGTGTTTTTCTGTCGGCGTGTCAGCGGCCGAATCGTACCACTTTGCCTCGATAAACCTGCTTGCCGAGCAGGAAGTAGGCAGAATCGTGATCCCTCAGCTCTACCAGAAGATTGGTATTACCGTATCCATCACCCCTCTTCCCGGGAAGCGTGCAGAATACGCGGCAGTGAACAGGCATCTCGACGGTGAAATAATGCGCATATACTCCTACGGTGAAGAAAACCCCACCATGGTGCGTGTTCCTACCCCCTACTACTACCTTGAAACCATGCCCTACGTGCTGAAAAACAGAAATCTGCAGATTCATAACAGAGATGCCCTGTACCGCTTCAGCATTGCCAAAGTAAGAGGCGTAAAGCATACCAATAACATCACTGCCGGAATGACAGATGTACATGATTTTGACTCCACCGCTGAAATCATGCGCATGGTCGCGAAGGGGTTTGTTGATGTGGCCCTCACCAATACACTGGATGGCATGCTGGTATTAAGGGCACTGGAGATGGATATGGTGGTGCCTTCAGGCAAACCCTTAGAACGGCTGGCGCTGTTTCACTACATCCATCAGGATCACAAAGAGTTAGTGCCCCGCATTGATAGCGTAATTACCAACAGCATAGCCAGCGGCGAACTGGCAGAAATGATTACCGCCGCAGAAAAACAGGTTATCGCTAAAGGCGCTGAGCGCCATACTCATTAG